The following coding sequences are from one Rathayibacter sp. SW19 window:
- a CDS encoding class I SAM-dependent RNA methyltransferase: MAKNRNHRRPAVAAEESALVGTEIELDITNVAHGGVFVARHEGRVVFVGDTMPGERIRARVTEARHGSFWRAEAVEVIEASPHRRAHVWAAASIDRAAEERAGGAEFGHIDLQYQRALKSRVIADALSRMAHIELMPDVEPVPTAPVADVPAGSAPAAAPAPAAAPALAAAPTLAATSAPGGLGWRTRVRLQVAQDGTVGPYAARSHRVVPVDDLPLATPVVAAAAPLRGRFEGSASVDVIGPSTGGEIVLVNERERKGAGAKGKRPAPHPILERVGEREFRLDARGFWQVHAGAPAALTAAVQQAVDAALFDPDAANLDLYGGVGLLAAAVGDRFGPSTRITSVESDSTATDFAAGNLVDWIGAAAITDRVDRFVARSLAQASAHERDRQRAATVVLDPPRSGAGKDVVDALVALSPAQVVYVACDPVAFARDAALFAAGGYQVSALRAFDLFPQTHHVELVARLTR, encoded by the coding sequence GTGGCCAAAAACAGAAATCATCGGCGTCCGGCGGTAGCGGCAGAAGAGTCCGCCCTCGTCGGTACGGAGATCGAGCTCGATATCACGAACGTCGCGCACGGAGGCGTGTTCGTTGCCCGGCACGAGGGCCGCGTCGTGTTCGTCGGCGACACGATGCCGGGTGAACGCATCCGTGCTCGCGTGACGGAGGCTCGCCACGGCAGTTTTTGGCGCGCAGAAGCCGTCGAGGTGATCGAAGCATCACCGCATCGGCGTGCACACGTGTGGGCGGCAGCATCGATCGACCGTGCCGCTGAGGAGCGCGCGGGCGGCGCTGAGTTCGGGCACATCGACCTGCAGTACCAGCGCGCACTGAAGTCGCGGGTGATCGCCGACGCCCTCAGCCGCATGGCTCACATTGAGCTCATGCCCGACGTTGAACCGGTGCCCACCGCACCTGTCGCGGACGTACCCGCCGGGTCCGCGCCCGCCGCTGCGCCCGCACCCGCCGCCGCGCCCGCGCTCGCCGCCGCGCCCACGCTTGCCGCGACCTCCGCCCCGGGCGGCCTGGGCTGGCGCACTCGAGTGCGCCTCCAGGTGGCGCAGGACGGCACTGTTGGGCCGTACGCCGCCCGATCCCACCGGGTGGTGCCCGTTGACGACCTCCCATTGGCCACGCCCGTTGTCGCCGCTGCGGCGCCGTTGCGCGGGCGGTTCGAGGGTTCTGCATCCGTCGACGTGATCGGGCCGAGCACGGGCGGCGAGATCGTGCTGGTGAACGAACGCGAGCGCAAGGGCGCCGGGGCGAAAGGCAAGCGGCCGGCGCCGCATCCGATTCTCGAGCGGGTCGGTGAGCGTGAGTTCCGGCTGGATGCGCGCGGCTTCTGGCAGGTGCACGCGGGTGCCCCCGCCGCGCTCACCGCGGCCGTGCAGCAGGCGGTGGATGCCGCGCTGTTCGATCCGGATGCCGCCAACCTTGATCTCTACGGCGGCGTCGGACTGCTCGCGGCAGCCGTCGGCGATCGCTTCGGCCCGTCGACTCGAATCACGTCGGTCGAATCCGATTCGACGGCCACGGACTTCGCAGCGGGCAATCTGGTGGATTGGATCGGCGCGGCCGCCATCACAGACCGCGTTGACCGGTTTGTTGCGCGGTCGCTGGCGCAGGCATCCGCTCACGAACGCGATCGTCAACGGGCAGCGACTGTAGTGCTGGATCCGCCGCGGTCCGGGGCCGGGAAAGACGTCGTCGACGCGCTGGTGGCGCTGTCGCCTGCGCAGGTCGTCTATGTGGCCTGCGACCCCGTCGCGTTCGCTCGTGACGCCGCGCTGTTCGCTGCCGGCGGCTACCAGGTGAGTGCGTTGCGGGCGTTCGATCTGTTCCCGCAGACGCACCACGTCGAACTTGTTGCCCGGCTGACCCGATGA
- a CDS encoding response regulator transcription factor codes for MVRVAIVDDHESVRLGLRAACQDAGFEVAAAGANVAELERKLGGRECDIVVLDLSLGDGSVVTDNVKRLQAHGFAVLVHSIADRVASVREALAAGAAGVIPKSAPTTTVMAAIATVASGNVLNNVEWASAIDADNDFAKAQLGRRERDVLHLYASGLPLKAVAGQLGIAHSTAREYLDRVRAKYVEVGRPAPTKVDLLRRAVEDGILPGLDADAPNGHF; via the coding sequence ATGGTGCGCGTAGCGATCGTCGACGACCACGAGTCTGTGCGACTAGGACTGCGTGCTGCCTGTCAGGACGCCGGATTCGAAGTGGCAGCAGCAGGCGCGAACGTGGCAGAGCTCGAACGCAAACTCGGCGGCCGGGAGTGCGACATCGTCGTGCTCGATCTCTCGCTCGGCGACGGCTCGGTTGTGACGGACAATGTCAAGCGGCTTCAGGCACACGGATTCGCCGTGCTCGTGCACAGCATTGCCGATCGGGTGGCGAGCGTGCGCGAGGCGCTGGCGGCCGGGGCGGCGGGGGTGATCCCGAAGTCCGCGCCGACCACCACGGTGATGGCCGCGATCGCGACAGTGGCGTCCGGCAACGTGCTGAACAATGTGGAGTGGGCGAGCGCCATCGACGCGGACAATGACTTCGCCAAGGCCCAGCTGGGCCGACGCGAACGTGACGTGCTGCACCTCTATGCCTCTGGGCTGCCGTTGAAAGCGGTGGCCGGGCAATTGGGCATCGCGCATTCGACGGCGCGCGAATACCTCGACCGGGTGCGCGCCAAATACGTCGAAGTCGGCCGACCGGCACCGACGAAGGTGGATCTGCTGCGTCGCGCCGTTGAGGACGGTATTCTGCCCGGTCTTGACGCGGATGCACCCAATGGCCATTTCTGA
- a CDS encoding sensor histidine kinase — protein MAISDPVMLPQPLGVPTTGKPLSRARIERLFSRVVAVFGVVFAVQIIPGLTDAVRLLAEPWTLVSACVLLATMVWVVVAALVQRAVAVSMGTAAIVYVLSLLTWPLLVTNVAAVPPTPWLWYLCTVATAYAAIAFTLPVAAAYTVLTPVIYGVLRASPYGGTSTLTGAILDVIYAVILGGALLIIVTMVRQAASGVDFAQAAALDRYTAVAREHASEAERAEVDAIVHDSVLTTLLAAAGARSPEAMAVAARMATQAIGHLDAAADAVPAEGAVLSLDRLSERISSAARSFSAPFAVTQAEMTDAPIPTTVADALHAAAVQAMVNSMQHAGGTDVHRSVSIVALQPHGVQVSVTDDGVGFDPATLGPERLGLRVSIQERVARVGGQVVVRSAPGHGTTIAMSWGGEAGTGDAGPADAGTVDAGTGEVNIDETGAAETGAVEAAGDEPSRGGEPA, from the coding sequence ATGGCCATTTCTGACCCAGTGATGCTGCCGCAACCGCTCGGCGTTCCGACGACGGGCAAACCGCTGAGCCGTGCCCGCATCGAACGGCTTTTCAGCAGGGTTGTCGCCGTGTTCGGTGTCGTGTTCGCTGTGCAGATCATTCCCGGGCTGACGGATGCGGTGCGACTGCTGGCAGAACCGTGGACGTTGGTCAGCGCGTGCGTTCTGCTCGCGACCATGGTGTGGGTGGTGGTGGCGGCCCTGGTGCAGCGCGCTGTCGCGGTGAGTATGGGCACGGCCGCGATCGTCTATGTGCTGTCGCTGCTGACCTGGCCGCTGCTCGTGACCAACGTCGCTGCGGTTCCGCCGACACCCTGGCTGTGGTACCTGTGCACGGTGGCAACGGCGTATGCCGCGATTGCGTTCACTCTGCCCGTCGCGGCGGCCTACACGGTGCTGACGCCAGTTATCTACGGTGTGCTGCGGGCCTCCCCCTACGGTGGCACTTCCACGCTCACGGGCGCCATCCTCGACGTCATCTACGCGGTGATTCTCGGCGGAGCCCTGTTGATCATCGTTACGATGGTGCGCCAGGCCGCATCGGGTGTGGATTTCGCGCAGGCGGCCGCTCTCGACAGGTACACGGCGGTCGCACGCGAGCATGCCAGCGAGGCCGAGCGCGCTGAGGTCGATGCCATCGTGCATGACAGTGTGCTGACCACTCTGCTTGCCGCGGCGGGAGCGCGCTCACCGGAAGCAATGGCCGTGGCTGCGCGCATGGCAACGCAGGCGATCGGTCACCTGGACGCCGCTGCCGACGCCGTGCCCGCCGAGGGCGCGGTTCTCAGTCTCGACCGATTGAGCGAACGCATCTCGTCTGCCGCGCGCTCGTTCTCTGCGCCGTTCGCCGTGACGCAGGCTGAGATGACGGATGCCCCGATCCCGACCACCGTCGCGGACGCCCTGCACGCTGCGGCCGTGCAGGCGATGGTGAACAGCATGCAGCATGCGGGTGGAACAGACGTGCACCGTTCCGTATCGATCGTCGCGTTGCAGCCGCACGGCGTGCAGGTTTCGGTCACGGATGATGGAGTCGGCTTCGATCCGGCGACGCTCGGGCCCGAGCGGCTGGGGCTGCGCGTCTCGATCCAGGAGCGGGTAGCGCGGGTCGGCGGTCAGGTCGTCGTGCGCTCGGCTCCTGGACACGGCACAACCATCGCAATGAGTTGGGGCGGTGAGGCCGGCACGGGTGATGCGGGCCCCGCTGACGCGGGCACTGTTGACGCGGGCACCGGTGAGGTCAACATCGATGAGACGGGCGCTGCCGAGACGGGCGCTGTCGAGGCAGCAGGCGACGAGCCGTCGCGCGGCGGTGAGCCGGCATGA
- a CDS encoding acyl-CoA carboxylase subunit epsilon → MNARHSADADTPLDIAFHTANLSPIEIAAVTAVVTAALDAQASIEADAPTPPSAWQHSQRRLRTPITPGPGGWRGFSADR, encoded by the coding sequence ATGAATGCACGACACTCTGCGGATGCCGACACTCCCCTGGACATCGCCTTCCACACCGCGAACCTCTCGCCCATCGAGATCGCTGCCGTTACCGCCGTCGTGACAGCAGCGCTGGACGCACAGGCGTCGATCGAAGCGGATGCCCCGACCCCGCCCTCTGCCTGGCAACACAGCCAGCGCCGACTGCGCACGCCCATTACGCCTGGCCCCGGAGGGTGGCGAGGCTTCTCCGCCGATCGATGA
- a CDS encoding acyl-CoA carboxylase subunit beta, producing the protein MNGVTQNESTVSENLATTAGKLADLKARYHEAVTASGLAAVEKQHAKGKMTARERIDLLLDPGSFVEFDEFVRHRTTAFGMDANRPYGDAVVTGVGTIHGRNVAVYSQNFTIFGGSLGEVAGDKIIKVMDHALKTGVPIIGILDSGGARIQEGVIALGKYGEIFRKNTAASGVIPQLSIIMGPAAGGAVYSPALTDFVIMVDKTSQMFVTGPDVIKTVTGEDVGMEELGGALTHNKISGVSHYLASDEPDALDFARTLISFLPDNNLAELPVYESEAQLEITDADRKLNEIIPDSPNQPYDVTTIIEHLVDEGDFLEVQPLFAPNIVIGFARVEGRSIGIIANQPNAMAGTLNIDAGEKSARFVRFCDAFSIPILTLVDVPGYLPGTDQEWTGVIRRGAKLLYAYAEATVPLVTVITRKAYGGAYIVMGSKQLGADINLAWPTAEIAVMGGQGAVNILYRGEIKRAEENGEDVAAVRTRLANEYTYNVASPFLAAERGELDGVIEPAATRVAVIKALRSLRTKRANQPPKKHGNIPL; encoded by the coding sequence GTGAACGGCGTGACGCAGAACGAATCAACGGTGAGCGAGAATCTCGCCACGACGGCAGGAAAACTCGCCGATCTCAAGGCCCGCTACCACGAAGCCGTGACCGCAAGCGGGCTCGCCGCGGTGGAAAAGCAGCATGCCAAAGGCAAGATGACGGCGCGCGAGCGGATTGACCTGCTGCTGGACCCGGGTTCGTTCGTCGAGTTCGACGAGTTCGTCCGACACCGCACCACCGCGTTCGGGATGGACGCGAACCGACCGTACGGCGACGCCGTCGTCACCGGCGTCGGCACGATCCACGGCCGCAATGTCGCCGTGTACTCGCAGAACTTCACCATCTTCGGCGGTTCGCTCGGCGAGGTCGCCGGCGACAAGATCATCAAGGTGATGGACCACGCGCTGAAGACCGGCGTGCCGATCATCGGCATCCTGGACTCGGGTGGCGCACGCATCCAAGAGGGTGTGATCGCGCTCGGCAAGTACGGTGAGATCTTCCGCAAGAACACCGCGGCCAGCGGTGTCATCCCGCAGCTGTCGATCATCATGGGCCCGGCGGCGGGCGGCGCGGTGTACTCCCCCGCGCTGACCGACTTCGTGATCATGGTCGACAAGACCAGCCAGATGTTCGTCACCGGCCCAGACGTGATCAAGACCGTCACCGGCGAAGACGTCGGCATGGAAGAGCTCGGCGGCGCTCTCACCCACAACAAGATCTCCGGTGTCAGCCACTACCTGGCCAGCGACGAACCGGATGCCCTCGATTTCGCCCGCACGCTGATCAGCTTTCTGCCCGACAACAACCTCGCCGAACTGCCGGTCTACGAGAGCGAAGCACAGCTCGAAATCACGGATGCCGACCGCAAACTCAACGAAATCATCCCGGATTCACCCAACCAGCCCTACGACGTGACCACGATCATCGAGCATCTCGTCGACGAAGGCGACTTTCTCGAGGTACAGCCGCTGTTCGCCCCGAACATCGTGATCGGCTTCGCACGGGTCGAGGGCCGCTCAATCGGCATCATCGCCAACCAGCCGAACGCCATGGCCGGCACACTGAACATCGACGCCGGCGAGAAGTCGGCCCGCTTCGTGCGGTTCTGCGATGCGTTCTCGATTCCGATCCTGACCCTCGTGGATGTGCCCGGCTACCTGCCCGGCACCGACCAGGAGTGGACCGGCGTCATCCGCCGCGGCGCGAAACTGCTCTACGCGTACGCCGAGGCCACCGTGCCGCTGGTCACGGTGATCACCCGTAAGGCCTACGGCGGCGCCTACATCGTGATGGGCTCCAAGCAGCTCGGTGCGGACATCAACCTCGCGTGGCCGACCGCGGAGATCGCCGTGATGGGCGGGCAAGGTGCCGTCAACATCCTGTACCGAGGTGAGATCAAACGTGCCGAGGAGAACGGCGAAGACGTGGCCGCCGTGCGCACGCGACTCGCCAACGAATACACCTACAACGTGGCCAGCCCGTTCCTCGCAGCCGAGCGCGGTGAACTCGACGGGGTCATCGAACCGGCAGCAACCCGCGTCGCCGTCATCAAGGCGCTACGATCACTCCGAACCAAGCGCGCCAACCAACCGCCGAAGAAGCATGGGAACATTCCGCTCTAA
- a CDS encoding biotin--[acetyl-CoA-carboxylase] ligase, with the protein MDFPQSRALVPRLSVLEYAGSTNDELVRAATGADAASWPELSVIVTDDQRSGRGRLDRVWSAPAGTSLAISVLLRPSTSAPEFSVDSVGWIPLLAGLAMTRAVRSLGVDATLKWPNDVLVGGKKLCGILSELLPDGAGVVVGAGLNVSITADQLPVDTATSLALAGLANPDPDAALAAYLTELQSLYRGFVAANGDAEASGLHREVASACDTIGRAVQVHVPGGAPLTGIATGLDELGRLIVDTNDALTAVAAGDVTHLRY; encoded by the coding sequence ATGGACTTTCCTCAGAGCCGAGCCCTTGTTCCGCGACTGAGCGTGCTCGAGTACGCTGGCTCGACCAATGACGAGCTCGTTCGCGCTGCGACCGGGGCGGATGCCGCATCCTGGCCGGAGCTCTCGGTGATCGTCACCGACGACCAGCGCAGCGGGCGCGGGCGGCTGGATCGCGTCTGGAGCGCCCCAGCGGGCACCTCGCTCGCGATCTCGGTACTGCTGCGGCCCAGCACATCCGCACCGGAGTTTTCCGTCGACAGCGTCGGCTGGATTCCACTCCTTGCAGGCCTTGCAATGACCCGCGCGGTGCGCAGCCTCGGCGTTGACGCCACCCTGAAATGGCCCAACGATGTGCTGGTCGGCGGCAAGAAGCTGTGCGGCATCCTCTCCGAGCTCCTGCCGGATGGTGCCGGTGTGGTCGTCGGGGCCGGGCTGAACGTGTCCATCACGGCCGATCAACTACCCGTCGATACGGCGACCTCGCTGGCGCTTGCCGGGCTCGCCAACCCCGATCCGGATGCCGCGCTCGCGGCCTACCTCACCGAACTGCAATCCCTCTACCGCGGCTTTGTGGCCGCCAATGGGGATGCCGAGGCGAGCGGGCTGCACCGCGAGGTGGCATCCGCCTGTGACACGATCGGCCGAGCCGTGCAGGTTCACGTGCCTGGGGGCGCGCCGCTCACCGGCATCGCGACGGGTTTGGACGAGCTTGGGCGTCTCATTGTGGACACGAATGACGCCCTCACGGCGGTGGCCGCGGGCGACGTCACGCATTTGAGGTATTAA
- a CDS encoding PH domain-containing protein gives MTTVEASLAQPAERVIARLRPHARILFWPSIVLIACCGAVGYWGGNLPEFWQNLAVFCAAALIVLLLFLLPLAFWLSTRYTITTRRMILRSGFFVRVRREVMHSRGYDVTVKKNWLQAAFGSGDIRIESGVDQPVVLKDVPKANLVQGALHDLMENSQNLLNARRAQEQAQQQSALPDQTGVFGRR, from the coding sequence ATGACCACTGTTGAGGCGAGCCTGGCGCAGCCGGCCGAGCGCGTGATCGCGCGGCTACGGCCGCACGCGCGAATCCTCTTCTGGCCGAGCATCGTTCTGATCGCCTGTTGCGGCGCGGTCGGCTATTGGGGTGGCAACCTGCCGGAATTCTGGCAGAACCTGGCCGTATTCTGCGCTGCCGCCCTGATCGTGCTGCTGCTTTTTCTTCTGCCGCTCGCGTTCTGGCTGAGCACGCGTTACACGATCACGACCCGGCGGATGATCCTGCGAAGTGGCTTCTTTGTGCGTGTGCGGCGGGAAGTCATGCACAGCCGCGGCTACGACGTCACGGTGAAGAAGAACTGGTTGCAAGCGGCGTTCGGCTCTGGTGATATCCGGATCGAGTCCGGCGTGGACCAGCCGGTGGTGCTCAAAGACGTTCCCAAGGCCAATCTCGTGCAGGGCGCTCTTCACGACCTGATGGAGAACAGCCAGAACCTGCTCAACGCGCGTCGCGCGCAGGAGCAGGCGCAACAGCAGTCAGCGCTCCCCGACCAGACCGGGGTCTTCGGCCGCCGCTAG